The Limnochorda sp. LNt genome includes a region encoding these proteins:
- a CDS encoding M55 family metallopeptidase, protein MRIYISIDMEGIAGTFSWRQDQGEWRPQVRRLMTLEANAAIEGALQGGATRVVVNDSHDTMANLDPELLHPAADLIQGTPKPLSMVEGVQEGFDGAFFIGYHAAAGTAPAVLDHTYSDESAWEIRINGRPVNEAAINAAVCGHFGVPVVLVTGDQVACRQMQEWLPWVRTVAVKEPLSRYAARSMHPERARRAIREAARAVVSEMASGRRFDTFVFETPVVVELTTPHTGQADVAALMPGVERIGPRTVRYQETDYVKAFRAMRAMLVLAGSSR, encoded by the coding sequence ATGCGCATCTACATCTCCATCGACATGGAGGGGATCGCCGGCACCTTCAGCTGGCGGCAGGATCAGGGCGAGTGGCGCCCGCAGGTGCGGCGCCTGATGACGTTGGAGGCCAACGCCGCCATCGAGGGGGCCCTGCAGGGCGGGGCGACCCGGGTCGTCGTCAACGACTCCCACGACACCATGGCCAATCTGGACCCCGAGCTGCTCCACCCGGCCGCGGACCTGATCCAGGGCACCCCCAAGCCTCTCAGCATGGTGGAGGGCGTGCAGGAGGGCTTCGATGGCGCCTTCTTCATCGGCTACCACGCGGCGGCGGGCACGGCGCCGGCGGTGCTGGACCACACCTACTCCGACGAGTCGGCCTGGGAGATCCGCATCAACGGGCGCCCCGTCAACGAGGCGGCCATCAACGCGGCGGTCTGCGGCCACTTCGGGGTGCCGGTGGTGCTGGTGACGGGCGACCAGGTCGCCTGCCGCCAGATGCAGGAGTGGCTGCCATGGGTGCGCACGGTGGCGGTCAAGGAGCCGCTGAGCCGCTACGCCGCCCGCTCCATGCACCCGGAGCGCGCCCGCCGGGCCATCCGGGAGGCGGCCCGGGCGGTGGTCTCGGAGATGGCATCGGGGCGCAGGTTCGACACGTTCGTCTTCGAGACGCCCGTGGTGGTGGAGCTGACCACGCCCCATACGGGCCAGGCCGACGTGGCCGCCCTCATGCCGGGCGTCGAGCGCATCGGGCCCCGCACCGTGCGCTACCAGGAGACCGACTACGTCAAGGCCTTTCGCGCGATGCGGGCCATGCTGGTGCTGGCGGGCTCGAGCCGCTAG
- a CDS encoding nitroreductase family protein, producing MEVVQAIRTRRSMGKLTDHRPPRELVERLIEAACWAPNHFMTQPWRFWVLTGRAREALGEAMARGLSARLQAQGKAPTPEQLEGERTRPLRAPVVIVVAVEPKIEDPRVVEVEEIAAGAAAVQNLLLAAHGSGLAAYWRTGSAAYDPVVKAHLGLSERAHILGFVYLGYPDGELPPPKPRDPASRTVWQGWE from the coding sequence ATGGAGGTCGTCCAAGCCATCCGCACCCGTCGGAGCATGGGCAAGCTGACGGACCACCGCCCCCCTCGAGAGCTGGTCGAGCGGCTCATCGAGGCGGCCTGCTGGGCGCCCAACCACTTCATGACCCAGCCGTGGCGCTTTTGGGTGCTGACCGGCCGGGCCCGGGAGGCGCTGGGCGAGGCCATGGCCCGGGGCCTGTCGGCCCGGCTCCAGGCTCAGGGCAAGGCGCCGACTCCCGAGCAGCTCGAGGGCGAGCGGACGCGACCCTTGCGGGCGCCCGTCGTCATCGTCGTCGCAGTGGAGCCCAAGATCGAAGATCCTCGCGTGGTGGAGGTCGAGGAGATCGCCGCCGGGGCCGCCGCTGTCCAAAACCTGCTGCTCGCCGCGCACGGCTCGGGGCTCGCTGCCTACTGGCGCACGGGCTCGGCCGCCTACGACCCGGTGGTCAAGGCGCATCTGGGCCTCTCGGAGCGCGCCCACATCCTGGGCTTCGTCTACCTGGGCTACCCCGATGGCGAGCTGCCGCCGCCCAAGCCGAGGGACCCGGCCTCGCGCACCGTCTGGCAGGGCTGGGAGTAG
- a CDS encoding hemolysin family protein → MLGLDPDTGWRIAILVGLLALSAFFSGSETALMAFNRIRLRRLADAGDPAARRIARLLESPSRLLTTLLVGNNLVNTAVTATATALVLDWVTDERTALVAATLGTTTLLLLFGEITPKAVAAHAPEAFARRVHRPVEILLWLFSPINRVLGAGTDLMLRVLGRHRRQEASVSEEDVRALLAVGQQQGVFAPEEQRMVERIFAFGDLRVRDVMVPRVDVVGIPREITWPELLALVRREHFTRYPVYEGDMDHVIGVLHVKELMLEAARHASGESRPPHRASSVGHGPPEAPLPAASPSPGPSRPAFDLSRFIRPAFFVPESKRVVELLREMRQQRAHMAVVVDEFGGTAGIVTIEDLVEEVVGDIADEFDHQREPAIRKVEERVWSVAGSVRLEELNGELGIQLECDEADTVAGLVMAQLGRIPRPGDRTEQAGVELTVERMEGQRVERVRVRLAGRPGSEDGLGARGHAAERADSRTGAELPQQSYSGAALRE, encoded by the coding sequence ATGCTGGGTTTGGATCCCGACACAGGATGGCGTATCGCCATACTTGTTGGGCTCTTGGCTCTCTCCGCCTTCTTCTCCGGCTCCGAGACCGCGCTGATGGCCTTCAACCGCATCCGGCTGCGCCGGCTGGCTGACGCGGGGGACCCCGCGGCCCGGCGCATCGCCCGGCTGCTGGAGTCGCCGTCTCGTCTGCTGACCACCCTGCTGGTGGGCAACAACCTGGTCAACACCGCCGTCACCGCCACCGCCACCGCGCTGGTGCTGGACTGGGTGACCGACGAGCGCACGGCGCTCGTGGCCGCGACGCTGGGCACCACGACGCTGCTGCTGCTCTTCGGGGAGATCACGCCCAAGGCGGTGGCGGCCCACGCGCCCGAGGCCTTCGCGCGGCGCGTGCATCGCCCGGTCGAGATCCTCCTCTGGCTCTTCTCTCCCATCAACCGCGTCCTTGGGGCCGGCACCGACCTGATGCTCCGCGTGCTGGGCCGACACCGGCGCCAGGAAGCCTCCGTCAGCGAGGAGGACGTCCGGGCCCTGCTGGCCGTCGGGCAGCAACAGGGGGTCTTCGCCCCCGAGGAGCAGCGGATGGTGGAGCGCATCTTCGCCTTCGGCGACCTGCGGGTGCGGGACGTCATGGTGCCCCGTGTCGACGTGGTGGGCATTCCCCGGGAAATCACCTGGCCCGAGCTGCTGGCCCTCGTGCGTCGCGAGCACTTCACGCGTTACCCCGTCTACGAGGGCGACATGGATCACGTCATCGGCGTCCTGCACGTCAAGGAGCTGATGCTGGAGGCCGCTCGCCACGCATCGGGGGAGTCGAGGCCGCCGCATCGGGCGTCCAGCGTCGGCCACGGGCCTCCCGAGGCCCCTCTGCCGGCCGCGTCCCCGTCGCCCGGCCCCTCGCGCCCCGCCTTCGACCTGAGCCGCTTCATCCGCCCCGCCTTCTTCGTGCCCGAGTCCAAGCGAGTCGTCGAGCTCCTGCGGGAGATGCGCCAGCAGCGGGCCCACATGGCCGTCGTCGTCGACGAGTTCGGGGGCACGGCCGGCATCGTCACCATCGAGGACCTGGTGGAGGAGGTGGTCGGCGACATCGCCGACGAGTTCGACCACCAGCGCGAGCCGGCCATCCGCAAGGTCGAGGAGCGCGTCTGGAGCGTCGCGGGCAGCGTGCGCCTGGAGGAGCTCAACGGGGAGCTCGGCATCCAGCTCGAGTGCGACGAGGCCGACACCGTCGCCGGGCTGGTGATGGCCCAGCTCGGGCGCATCCCCCGGCCAGGCGACCGTACCGAGCAGGCGGGCGTCGAGCTGACGGTGGAGCGCATGGAGGGCCAGCGGGTGGAGCGGGTCCGCGTGCGCCTGGCGGGCAGACCGGGGAGCGAGGACGGCCTCGGCGCCAGGGGCCATGCGGCGGAACGGGCGGATTCCCGCACGGGAGCGGAGCTCCCCCAACAGTCCTACTCGGGCGCCGCGTTGCGGGAGTGA
- a CDS encoding DNA methyltransferase, translating to MGPGSVDLCVTSPPYWDILLRRRTADGKPVRHYGESTADLGKIASYPAFLAALGEVFRQVFEALRPGKYCVVVVMDLRKEGRFYPFHADVARTLEAVGFEWDDLIVWDRRHEYHHLRPLGYPYRFRVNKVHEFVLIFRKPPDPSA from the coding sequence GTGGGCCCGGGCAGCGTCGACCTGTGCGTCACCTCGCCCCCGTACTGGGACATCCTGCTGCGCCGCCGCACGGCCGACGGCAAGCCCGTGCGGCACTATGGCGAGTCCACGGCCGACCTGGGCAAGATCGCCTCCTACCCGGCCTTCCTGGCGGCGCTGGGTGAGGTCTTCCGGCAGGTCTTCGAGGCGCTGCGGCCGGGCAAGTACTGCGTGGTCGTCGTCATGGACCTGCGCAAGGAGGGGCGCTTCTACCCCTTCCACGCCGACGTGGCGCGAACACTGGAGGCCGTCGGCTTCGAGTGGGACGATCTCATCGTCTGGGACCGCCGCCACGAGTACCATCACCTGCGCCCCCTGGGCTACCCCTACCGATTTCGCGTCAACAAGGTGCACGAGTTCGTGCTCATCTTCCGCAAGCCCCCCGACCCGTCCGCGTGA
- a CDS encoding ABC transporter substrate-binding protein: protein MDSGMEQARAPVASSSESAFSVASSKPATVSRREFVKVAAAGAAAAAAPFVWVPRVGAQARRTLTILQWSHFVPAYDVWFDRFAKEWGAAHNPPIDVVVDHINFADLVPRATAEVAAQQGHDLFMFISPPAAFEPEVVDMADLVREAERRHGPILDLAKRSTYNPVTGKWFGFSDNYVPDPGNYLKSVWEAIGMPDGPDTWEDLLEGGRAIRQRFPDIQIPVGIGFSQDIDSNMATRAIMWSFGASVQDENSRVVINSPETARALEFGVRLFREAMSPAVLSWNASSNNQAFNARQTAYILNSISAYRTAQDNQLPIADDTYFCDPLKGPTGLQWASEHVMGVYVIWRFSTNQDLAKEFLLYLVDHYRDAVLASKLYNFPSFPGSVADPSTPVAQKPDGGSRWIASVCDRDPFGSNPPDKLAALKDALKWSTNVGHPGTANPAIGEVFDTFVLPDMFAKAATGQLSVRDAILEAERRCIEIFNKWRERGLIA, encoded by the coding sequence ATGGACTCGGGGATGGAGCAGGCACGGGCGCCTGTCGCGTCATCGTCTGAGAGCGCTTTTAGCGTCGCGTCGTCCAAGCCCGCCACCGTCTCTCGTCGGGAGTTCGTCAAGGTCGCCGCTGCCGGTGCCGCCGCGGCCGCCGCTCCCTTCGTCTGGGTACCCCGCGTGGGCGCGCAGGCCCGGCGCACGCTGACCATCTTGCAGTGGAGCCACTTCGTGCCGGCTTACGACGTCTGGTTCGACCGGTTCGCCAAGGAGTGGGGCGCCGCCCACAACCCGCCCATCGACGTCGTGGTCGACCACATCAACTTCGCCGACCTGGTGCCTCGCGCCACCGCCGAGGTGGCGGCTCAGCAGGGCCATGACCTCTTCATGTTCATCTCGCCGCCCGCTGCCTTCGAGCCCGAGGTCGTCGACATGGCGGATCTGGTGCGCGAGGCGGAGAGACGCCACGGGCCCATCCTGGACCTCGCCAAGCGCAGCACCTACAACCCGGTGACGGGCAAGTGGTTCGGCTTCTCTGACAACTACGTGCCCGACCCGGGCAACTACCTCAAGAGCGTCTGGGAGGCCATCGGGATGCCCGACGGGCCCGACACGTGGGAGGACCTCCTGGAGGGCGGCCGGGCCATCCGCCAGCGCTTCCCCGACATCCAGATCCCCGTCGGCATCGGCTTCTCGCAGGACATCGACTCCAACATGGCGACGCGGGCCATCATGTGGTCCTTCGGGGCGTCGGTCCAGGACGAGAACTCCCGGGTCGTCATCAACTCGCCCGAGACCGCCCGGGCCCTGGAGTTCGGGGTGCGGCTGTTCCGTGAGGCCATGAGCCCGGCGGTGCTGAGCTGGAACGCCTCCTCCAACAACCAGGCGTTCAACGCTCGCCAGACCGCCTACATCCTCAACTCCATCTCCGCGTACCGCACCGCGCAGGACAACCAGCTGCCCATCGCGGACGACACCTACTTCTGCGATCCGCTCAAGGGCCCGACCGGGCTGCAGTGGGCCAGCGAGCACGTCATGGGCGTCTACGTCATCTGGCGCTTCTCGACCAACCAGGATCTGGCCAAGGAGTTCCTGCTCTACCTGGTCGACCACTACCGGGATGCGGTCCTGGCCAGCAAGCTCTACAACTTCCCCTCCTTCCCCGGCTCCGTGGCCGATCCCAGCACTCCCGTCGCCCAGAAGCCCGACGGGGGCAGCCGCTGGATCGCCTCCGTCTGCGATCGAGATCCCTTCGGCTCCAACCCGCCCGACAAGCTGGCAGCGCTCAAGGACGCCCTCAAGTGGTCCACCAACGTGGGTCACCCGGGCACGGCCAACCCGGCCATCGGCGAGGTCTTCGACACCTTCGTCCTGCCCGACATGTTCGCCAAGGCCGCCACGGGCCAGCTCAGCGTGCGCGACGCCATCCTCGAGGCGGAGCGCCGCTGCATCGAGATCTTCAACAAGTGGCGTGAGCGGGGCCTGATCGCATAG
- a CDS encoding ABC transporter ATP-binding protein — translation MARVETRDLRKHFGPVAAVDGVDLSIEDGELLVLLGPSGCGKTTLMRMVAGLERPTSGQIYIGGRPIGPDVPPRARGVAMVFQSYALYPHKTTYDNIAFPLQARRTSAETIAQRVRRAAEMFGIGHLLGRRPRQLSGGERQRVALARAVVRDPQVFLLDEPLSNLDAKLRATARDELKQFQRRVGTTTIYVTHDQVEAMGLGDRIAVMNQGKVRQVGTPLEVYDEPADTFVATFLGSPPMNLIPWDDETLVGFRPEHLMPLEAFAKGNGAGPIPEGQVQRFDFRVRRIEHLGSDRLIYGVLEGWRAPRAPARGEPPGVTTTETVIAKMPVSLPFSVTEGEAQPFGVHRRHLRYFDRLTGTRVRR, via the coding sequence ATGGCCAGAGTCGAGACCCGCGATCTGCGCAAGCACTTCGGGCCGGTGGCCGCCGTCGACGGCGTCGACTTGAGCATCGAAGACGGCGAGCTGTTGGTGCTCCTGGGCCCCTCCGGCTGCGGCAAGACCACGTTGATGCGGATGGTGGCGGGGCTGGAGAGGCCGACGTCGGGCCAGATCTACATCGGCGGGCGGCCCATCGGGCCCGACGTGCCGCCCAGGGCCAGGGGCGTGGCCATGGTCTTCCAGAGCTACGCGCTCTACCCTCACAAGACCACCTACGACAACATCGCCTTTCCGCTGCAGGCCCGGCGCACGTCCGCCGAGACCATCGCCCAGCGGGTGCGGCGGGCCGCCGAGATGTTCGGCATCGGACACCTGCTGGGACGCCGCCCCCGCCAGCTGTCGGGTGGCGAGCGCCAGCGGGTCGCGCTGGCGCGGGCCGTCGTACGGGATCCGCAGGTCTTCCTGCTCGACGAGCCCCTCTCCAACCTGGACGCCAAGCTGCGCGCCACGGCCCGCGACGAGCTCAAGCAGTTTCAGCGCCGGGTGGGCACCACGACCATCTACGTCACCCACGACCAGGTGGAGGCCATGGGACTCGGCGATCGCATCGCCGTCATGAACCAGGGCAAGGTGCGCCAGGTGGGCACCCCACTGGAGGTGTACGACGAGCCGGCCGACACCTTCGTGGCCACCTTCCTGGGTTCACCGCCCATGAACCTCATCCCGTGGGACGACGAGACCCTGGTGGGCTTCCGGCCCGAGCACCTGATGCCCCTGGAGGCCTTCGCCAAAGGCAACGGCGCCGGGCCGATCCCGGAGGGGCAGGTTCAGCGCTTCGACTTTCGGGTGCGGCGCATCGAGCACCTGGGTTCGGACCGCCTCATCTACGGGGTGCTCGAGGGCTGGCGGGCGCCGCGGGCTCCCGCGCGGGGGGAGCCGCCGGGCGTGACCACGACCGAGACGGTCATCGCCAAGATGCCGGTCTCGCTGCCGTTCTCCGTGACCGAGGGAGAGGCGCAGCCGTTCGGGGTGCACCGGCGCCACCTGCGATACTTCGACCGCTTGACGGGAACGAGGGTGCGACGATGA
- a CDS encoding carbohydrate ABC transporter permease, with translation MSATRQSVQVASGVAGLASRWRYLPDRAELLGWIMLTPALLYVVILVGLPFVLAITLSFSTATAGSLSFSFVGLRNFSAVLHDPTFQRALKNTLLFTGVSQLLVIVLASIQARLLTIPFPGRRIVRFLLLLPWAAPVALSSMAWTWIYDSTFSVINWTLRFFGVLGPGQWLYWLGTPDLAMAAIIIVHVWRMMPFATVVLMAGLSSIPQDVQEAAIIDGASYWRRVLQIELPLLLPVVAVAVLFGVVFTSTDLSVVWLLTRGGPYNSTHVLASLAFQRGILGANLGEGAAIALFLFPVLLLAAVVMLRVARRSEVGA, from the coding sequence ATGAGCGCGACCCGCCAGAGCGTCCAGGTCGCCTCGGGCGTCGCGGGCCTGGCGAGCCGCTGGCGCTATCTGCCAGATCGGGCCGAGCTGCTGGGCTGGATCATGCTGACGCCCGCCCTCCTCTACGTCGTGATCCTGGTGGGCCTGCCCTTCGTGCTGGCCATCACGCTCAGCTTCAGCACGGCCACGGCGGGCAGTCTGTCGTTCTCTTTCGTGGGGCTGCGCAACTTCAGCGCTGTCCTGCATGACCCCACCTTCCAGCGCGCCCTCAAGAACACCCTGCTCTTCACGGGCGTCTCTCAGCTCCTGGTCATCGTGCTGGCCTCCATCCAGGCGCGGCTCTTGACGATCCCCTTCCCGGGGCGGCGCATCGTGCGGTTCTTGCTGCTGCTGCCCTGGGCGGCGCCCGTGGCCCTCTCCAGCATGGCGTGGACGTGGATCTACGACTCCACGTTCAGCGTCATCAACTGGACCCTGCGGTTCTTCGGGGTGCTGGGGCCGGGGCAGTGGCTGTACTGGCTCGGGACCCCCGACCTGGCCATGGCTGCCATCATCATCGTGCACGTCTGGCGGATGATGCCCTTCGCCACGGTGGTGTTGATGGCCGGCCTCAGCTCCATCCCCCAGGACGTCCAGGAGGCGGCCATCATCGACGGCGCCAGCTACTGGCGGCGGGTCCTCCAGATCGAGTTGCCGCTGCTGTTGCCCGTCGTGGCGGTGGCGGTGCTGTTCGGCGTGGTCTTCACCTCGACGGATCTGTCGGTGGTGTGGCTGCTGACCCGCGGCGGCCCCTACAACAGCACCCACGTGCTGGCCAGCCTCGCCTTCCAGCGGGGCATCCTGGGGGCCAACCTGGGCGAGGGTGCAGCCATCGCGCTCTTCCTCTTCCCGGTCTTGCTGCTGGCAGCGGTCGTCATGCTGCGCGTCGCCCGGCGCAGCGAGGTGGGGGCGTGA
- a CDS encoding carbohydrate ABC transporter permease — protein sequence MEAVSRILKGLRWVALYAAVGVFVVLAVFPFYWMLLTSFKQNRDLYVGATNLSHVPWIFNAPPTLSHVRLLFQGTPYVTWLYNTLVVGAAVVVITLVVALPAGYSLARLVGHWGERLGIGIFLTYLVPSTLLFIPFSRLVSALGLQNSLWALVLVYPTFTIPFTTWLLMGFFRSIPRDLEEQAMIDGYSRLAGIVRVVMPLSVAGVLTAVIFAFTLVMQEFVYALTFVSSVDRMTVSLGVPVALVRGDVYYWGSLMAAALFASVPIAVLYSLFMDRFIAGLTAGAVKG from the coding sequence ATGGAGGCCGTGTCGCGGATCCTCAAGGGGCTTCGCTGGGTCGCCCTCTACGCGGCGGTGGGCGTCTTCGTGGTGCTGGCGGTCTTCCCGTTCTACTGGATGCTGTTGACCTCGTTCAAGCAAAACCGGGACCTCTACGTCGGCGCCACCAACCTGAGTCACGTGCCGTGGATCTTCAACGCGCCGCCCACCCTCAGCCACGTCCGACTGCTCTTCCAGGGCACGCCGTACGTGACGTGGCTGTACAACACGCTGGTGGTGGGGGCGGCGGTGGTGGTCATCACGCTGGTGGTGGCGCTGCCGGCGGGCTACAGCCTGGCGCGCCTGGTGGGCCACTGGGGCGAGCGGCTGGGCATCGGGATCTTCCTGACCTACCTGGTGCCGTCGACGCTCTTGTTCATCCCCTTCAGCCGGCTCGTCTCAGCGCTGGGGCTGCAAAACTCGCTGTGGGCGCTGGTGCTGGTCTACCCCACCTTCACCATCCCGTTCACCACGTGGCTGCTGATGGGCTTCTTCCGCTCCATTCCCCGGGATCTGGAGGAGCAGGCGATGATCGACGGCTACAGCCGCCTGGCCGGCATCGTGCGGGTGGTGATGCCGCTGTCGGTGGCGGGCGTGCTGACGGCCGTCATCTTCGCCTTCACGCTGGTGATGCAGGAGTTCGTCTACGCGCTCACCTTCGTCAGCTCGGTCGACCGCATGACGGTCAGCCTGGGAGTGCCGGTGGCACTGGTGCGAGGGGACGTGTACTACTGGGGCTCCCTGATGGCGGCGGCCCTCTTCGCCAGCGTGCCCATCGCCGTCCTGTACAGCCTCTTCATGGACCGCTTCATCGCGGGGCTGACGGCCGGCGCGGTCAAGGGCTGA
- the ispG gene encoding flavodoxin-dependent (E)-4-hydroxy-3-methylbut-2-enyl-diphosphate synthase, which translates to MQGWQLPGAGATGAVDEAVRVGPERRRRSVPVDVGGVVIGGGRPVVVQSMTNTETADVEATVRQIVELADAGSELVRITVNHDEAAQAVPRIVERVRAMGYATPIVGDFHYNGHLLLSRYPDCARALDKYRINPGNVGAGETHDDNFRTIVQRAIEYGKPVRIGVNWGSLDKRLLAELMDRNARRPEPREAREVLLEAMVESALRSARMAEDLGLPHDRIVLSAKVSSVPELVAVYRRLAEACDYPLHLGLTEAGMGTRGVVASTAGLAILLWEGIGDTIRVSLTPRPAEPRTEEVRVAQQILQSLGLRSFAPQVSACPGCGRTSSTFFQEMAEEVTRYIQRRMPEWRRLYPGVEDLKVAVMGCVVNGPGESRHADIGISLPGTFEEPRAPVYVDGRLVTTLRGEGLVAEFLEILEAYVRRRYAADGA; encoded by the coding sequence ATGCAGGGATGGCAGCTGCCGGGCGCCGGCGCCACCGGGGCGGTCGACGAGGCGGTCCGCGTCGGCCCGGAGCGGCGGCGCCGGTCGGTGCCGGTCGACGTCGGGGGCGTCGTCATCGGCGGCGGGCGCCCGGTGGTCGTGCAGTCCATGACCAACACCGAGACGGCCGACGTCGAGGCCACCGTGCGCCAGATCGTGGAGCTGGCCGATGCCGGCTCGGAACTGGTGCGGATCACCGTCAACCACGACGAGGCGGCGCAGGCCGTGCCCCGCATCGTCGAGCGGGTGCGCGCGATGGGGTACGCCACGCCCATCGTGGGCGACTTCCACTACAACGGCCACCTCCTCCTGAGCCGCTACCCCGACTGCGCCCGGGCGTTGGACAAGTACCGGATCAACCCCGGCAACGTGGGCGCCGGGGAGACGCACGACGACAACTTCCGCACCATCGTCCAGCGCGCCATCGAGTACGGCAAGCCCGTGCGCATCGGCGTCAACTGGGGCTCCCTCGACAAGCGGCTGCTGGCCGAGCTGATGGACCGAAACGCTCGCCGGCCCGAGCCCCGGGAGGCCCGCGAGGTGCTGCTGGAGGCCATGGTCGAGAGCGCCTTGCGCTCGGCCCGGATGGCAGAGGACCTGGGGCTGCCCCACGACCGCATCGTGCTCAGCGCCAAGGTCTCCAGCGTGCCCGAGCTGGTGGCGGTCTACCGCCGGCTGGCCGAGGCTTGCGACTACCCCCTGCACCTGGGTCTGACCGAGGCGGGCATGGGCACGCGAGGGGTCGTGGCCAGCACGGCCGGGCTGGCCATCCTGCTGTGGGAGGGCATCGGCGACACCATCCGGGTCTCGCTGACGCCCCGCCCCGCAGAGCCCCGCACGGAGGAGGTGCGCGTCGCCCAGCAGATCCTGCAGTCGCTGGGTCTGCGCAGCTTCGCGCCCCAGGTGAGCGCCTGCCCCGGCTGCGGACGCACCAGCAGCACCTTCTTCCAGGAGATGGCCGAAGAGGTGACCCGCTACATCCAGCGCCGCATGCCGGAGTGGCGACGCCTCTACCCGGGTGTCGAGGATCTCAAGGTGGCGGTGATGGGCTGCGTGGTCAACGGCCCGGGCGAGAGCCGCCACGCCGACATCGGCATCTCCCTGCCCGGCACCTTCGAGGAGCCCAGGGCCCCCGTCTACGTCGACGGCCGCCTGGTCACCACCCTGCGGGGCGAGGGGCTGGTCGCCGAGTTCCTGGAGATCCTGGAGGCCTACGTGCGCCGGCGCTACGCCGCCGACGGAGCCTGA
- a CDS encoding YitT family protein yields MAPSRGAGRLRRWARAAGRLLPWLQIVGGALVTAIAVNVFLVPFKLADGGIVGLSIVLHYRFGLPIAPLVVALNVPIFLAGWRVVGLSFVARTFFGVGALAFFIHVTRGLAPITHDVLLGTLYAGVVQGIGLGIVLRAGGSTGGTDTLARILSRRTGWKVGQLILIFDLGVLTAAALTFGPEQALYAAVTLFLTSRVIDFILEGQYSARAVMIVSDRHQVIASRILQELERGATLLEARGAYTGAERPVVYCVVSRDQVPRLRAIVHEEDARAFMVMHEAAEVLGEGFTRMP; encoded by the coding sequence ATGGCGCCCTCCCGGGGAGCGGGCCGCCTGCGCCGGTGGGCCCGGGCCGCCGGCCGCCTGCTGCCGTGGCTGCAGATCGTGGGCGGGGCCCTGGTCACGGCCATCGCCGTCAACGTCTTCCTGGTGCCCTTCAAGCTGGCCGACGGCGGCATCGTGGGCCTCTCCATCGTGCTGCACTACCGCTTCGGCCTGCCCATCGCGCCGCTGGTGGTGGCCCTCAACGTGCCCATCTTCCTGGCGGGATGGCGGGTGGTGGGACTCTCCTTCGTCGCCCGCACCTTCTTCGGGGTGGGAGCGCTGGCCTTCTTCATCCACGTCACCCGAGGGCTGGCCCCCATCACCCACGACGTGCTGCTGGGGACGCTCTACGCCGGGGTGGTGCAGGGGATCGGCCTCGGGATCGTCTTGCGGGCTGGGGGCTCCACGGGCGGCACCGACACGCTGGCCCGCATCCTGTCACGGCGCACGGGCTGGAAAGTGGGGCAGCTCATCCTCATCTTCGACCTGGGCGTCCTGACGGCGGCCGCGCTCACCTTCGGGCCCGAGCAGGCGCTGTATGCGGCGGTCACCCTCTTCCTGACCAGCCGCGTCATCGACTTCATCCTGGAGGGGCAGTACTCGGCCCGCGCCGTCATGATCGTCTCGGATCGCCACCAGGTCATCGCCTCGCGCATCCTGCAGGAGCTGGAGCGCGGCGCCACGCTGCTGGAGGCCCGGGGCGCCTACACCGGCGCCGAGCGGCCCGTGGTCTACTGCGTGGTGAGCCGGGACCAGGTGCCCCGCTTGCGGGCCATCGTCCACGAGGAGGACGCCCGGGCCTTCATGGTGATGCACGAGGCGGCCGAGGTACTGGGCGAGGGGTTCACGCGGATGCCTTGA